The proteins below are encoded in one region of Alistipes indistinctus YIT 12060:
- a CDS encoding UbiX family flavin prenyltransferase, with protein MEKKRNIIVAVTGASGSLYARLLCRRLAEANGVGRIALIVTRNGLAVSAYEDDPAWMDDPRFTRYDNDDLFGAPASGSSSFDAMVVIPCSMGMAGRIAAGVSNDLASRAADVMLKERRRLILVPREAPLGTIHLRNLTTLSECGAVICPAAPSFYPHPRNIEDLCGTIVERVLTLLDVEVPHYEWGAFHPEPDHQ; from the coding sequence ATGGAGAAAAAACGCAATATCATCGTAGCGGTTACCGGAGCGAGCGGGTCGCTTTATGCCCGGTTGCTTTGCCGCAGGCTGGCCGAAGCGAACGGTGTCGGGCGGATCGCTCTGATCGTGACCCGTAACGGTCTTGCCGTAAGCGCTTACGAGGATGATCCGGCCTGGATGGACGATCCGCGGTTTACCCGCTATGACAACGACGACCTGTTCGGTGCTCCGGCTTCCGGATCGTCATCTTTCGATGCGATGGTGGTGATTCCCTGTTCGATGGGCATGGCCGGACGTATTGCGGCGGGTGTTTCGAACGATCTGGCCAGCCGCGCCGCAGATGTAATGCTCAAAGAACGCCGCCGGTTGATACTTGTCCCGCGCGAAGCTCCGCTGGGTACGATCCACTTGCGTAATTTGACGACGCTTTCCGAATGCGGAGCGGTAATTTGCCCCGCAGCACCGTCGTTTTATCCCCACCCGCGGAATATCGAAGACTTATGCGGCACTATCGTCGAACGGGTACTGACCTTGTTGGACGTGGAGGTTCCGCACTATGAGTGGGGAGCTTTTCATCCGGAACCGGATCATCAATAG
- a CDS encoding UDP-glucose dehydrogenase family protein produces the protein MKIAIVGTGYVGLVSGTCFSEMGIEVVCVDIDRAKIERLQRGEIPIYEPGLDALVQKNVQAGRLSFATELAPHLNDVEAVFIAVGTPPGEDGSADLHYVLEVAREFGASINKYTLLVTKSTVPVGTAARIHQVVAAELARRGVEVEFDVASNPEFLKEGSAIQDFMSPDRVVVGVESERARELMMRLYRPFLLNNFRVIFMDVPSAEMTKYAANSMLATRISFMNDIANLCELVGADVNMVRRGIGSDERIGSKFLYPGCGYGGSCFPKDVKALIHTAEEYGYRMRVLQAVEEVNGRQKEVLFGKLKRHFGGDLRGRRIALWGLAFKPETDDMREATSLVLIRLLNEAGAVVTVYDPVAMDECRRAVGDRVRYAADMYEAAKDADALLLVTEWKEFRIPDWTALKKAMHSPVLFDGRNIYDRTDVRKAGFTYYYIGG, from the coding sequence ATGAAAATAGCGATTGTAGGAACGGGATACGTCGGATTGGTATCCGGCACTTGTTTTTCGGAGATGGGCATCGAAGTGGTGTGCGTGGATATCGACCGTGCGAAAATCGAACGTCTCCAACGCGGTGAGATTCCGATTTACGAACCGGGACTGGATGCGCTGGTGCAGAAAAACGTGCAGGCGGGGCGGTTGTCGTTCGCGACGGAACTGGCTCCGCACCTGAACGATGTCGAAGCGGTGTTCATCGCCGTGGGGACGCCCCCGGGGGAGGACGGTTCGGCCGACCTGCATTACGTACTCGAGGTAGCGCGCGAATTCGGGGCTTCCATCAATAAATACACGCTGTTGGTAACCAAGAGTACCGTACCTGTGGGTACTGCGGCCCGTATCCACCAAGTAGTTGCCGCCGAACTGGCGCGCCGGGGCGTCGAAGTGGAATTCGACGTGGCGTCGAATCCCGAATTCCTCAAGGAAGGCAGCGCGATCCAGGATTTCATGAGCCCCGACCGCGTGGTGGTCGGCGTGGAAAGCGAGCGGGCCCGGGAGTTGATGATGCGGCTTTACCGTCCTTTCCTGCTCAATAATTTCCGGGTGATTTTCATGGATGTACCGTCGGCCGAAATGACCAAATATGCAGCTAACAGCATGCTTGCTACGCGGATCAGTTTTATGAACGACATTGCGAACCTGTGCGAGTTGGTCGGCGCCGATGTGAATATGGTGCGGCGCGGTATCGGTTCCGATGAGCGTATCGGCAGCAAATTTCTCTATCCGGGCTGCGGCTACGGAGGTTCATGCTTCCCGAAAGACGTGAAGGCATTGATCCATACGGCTGAGGAGTACGGCTACCGGATGCGGGTGTTGCAGGCGGTCGAGGAGGTGAACGGCCGGCAGAAAGAGGTGTTGTTCGGTAAGCTCAAACGCCATTTCGGCGGAGATCTCCGAGGACGCAGGATTGCGCTTTGGGGGCTTGCATTCAAGCCCGAGACCGACGATATGCGCGAGGCTACCTCATTGGTCCTGATCCGCCTGCTGAACGAAGCCGGTGCGGTAGTGACCGTTTACGATCCGGTGGCTATGGATGAGTGCCGACGCGCGGTGGGCGATCGGGTGCGGTACGCCGCCGATATGTACGAAGCGGCGAAAGACGCCGATGCATTGTTGCTCGTGACCGAATGGAAAGAATTCCGAATCCCCGATTGGACGGCGCTTAAAAAAGCGATGCACTCGCCGGTGCTGTTCGACGGACGCAATATCTACGACCGTACGGATGTCCGCAAGGCGGGATTCACCTACTATTATATCGGAGGTTAA
- a CDS encoding polysaccharide deacetylase family protein, whose product MYIKPPKFVRRIFPSLVWEMPPSEEVYLTFDDGPTPGVTEMILEQLAKYGAKATFFCLGKNAEMHPELFQRIVAEGHRIGNHTYSHQKGWRMSLEGYLEDVEFANNLLHTDLFRPPYGQITPTQARRLSEHYNLIMWDVLSQDYNRRISPRLCLRNVTKHVKGGSIVVFHDSLKSYRNMSYALPRTLEFLQDKGLKCVGIEL is encoded by the coding sequence ATGTATATTAAACCGCCGAAATTCGTCCGCAGGATTTTCCCGTCGCTGGTGTGGGAGATGCCCCCGTCGGAGGAGGTATACCTTACTTTCGACGACGGTCCCACACCGGGTGTCACCGAGATGATTCTCGAGCAATTGGCGAAATACGGGGCAAAAGCGACTTTTTTCTGTCTCGGGAAAAATGCCGAAATGCACCCCGAATTGTTCCAGCGGATCGTCGCGGAAGGGCACCGGATCGGCAACCACACTTACAGCCACCAGAAAGGCTGGCGCATGAGTCTGGAAGGCTACCTGGAGGATGTAGAGTTTGCGAACAACCTGTTGCACACCGACCTGTTCCGCCCCCCCTACGGTCAGATTACTCCCACCCAGGCACGGCGTCTCAGCGAACACTATAACCTGATCATGTGGGACGTGCTTTCCCAGGACTATAACCGCCGGATATCGCCGCGTCTTTGCCTGCGCAACGTGACCAAACATGTTAAGGGCGGTTCGATCGTTGTTTTCCACGATTCGCTGAAAAGTTACCGCAATATGTCCTATGCGTTGCCCCGGACGCTCGAATTTTTGCAGGACAAGGGGTTGAAATGTGTCGGAATAGAGCTGTGA
- a CDS encoding glycoside hydrolase family protein, with translation MRKIFIGCLLLWAGHLSAQENSRVASRYMDGRSQAVLRMEIEDEGLVMPCATGPDSCDTYGAREAVVVEYDGTYYLHYDGAGKTGWLSCLATSKDLRHWEKHGLQLTLGAEGQPDSRSASSPWLVQDGNKWHMFYVGTQFCTPVPDRIPSTPYVTLKAEADHPAGPWRKRYDIIPFSNEAGTYYSDTASPGDVVEQDGEFRMFFGAAAFTAPGKLGRTMGIARTKDLNGSWRVDPQPIFPSDEQCENTSLYYEKSNGTWFLFTNHIGIDPAHGEYTDAVWVYWTKDLDNWNKENKAVVIDRDNAKEVKGAIGMPSVIRVGDRLAMLYDGAPGENFGHMGRGICLAWLKLPLVPPTE, from the coding sequence ATGAGAAAGATTTTCATAGGGTGCCTGCTTTTGTGGGCGGGGCACTTGTCTGCTCAGGAAAACTCCCGGGTCGCATCGCGTTATATGGACGGCCGGTCGCAAGCCGTGCTGCGCATGGAGATCGAGGACGAAGGGTTGGTAATGCCCTGTGCGACGGGACCTGACAGTTGCGATACATACGGAGCCCGCGAAGCGGTGGTCGTCGAGTATGACGGAACCTATTACCTGCACTACGACGGAGCCGGTAAAACGGGATGGCTCTCCTGCCTGGCGACCAGCAAAGACCTGCGCCATTGGGAAAAACACGGACTGCAACTGACGCTGGGCGCCGAAGGGCAGCCCGATTCCCGGTCGGCCTCTTCGCCCTGGCTGGTGCAGGACGGGAATAAATGGCACATGTTTTATGTGGGGACGCAGTTTTGCACCCCGGTACCCGACAGGATTCCGTCGACGCCTTATGTAACGCTGAAAGCCGAGGCCGACCATCCGGCAGGCCCGTGGAGGAAGCGCTATGATATCATCCCGTTCAGCAATGAGGCGGGGACCTATTACAGCGATACGGCCAGTCCGGGCGATGTGGTGGAGCAGGACGGCGAGTTCAGGATGTTTTTCGGGGCGGCGGCCTTTACCGCTCCCGGCAAGTTGGGCCGTACGATGGGTATCGCGCGGACGAAAGACCTGAACGGTTCGTGGAGAGTCGATCCGCAGCCGATCTTTCCGTCCGACGAGCAGTGTGAAAACACGTCGCTGTACTATGAAAAAAGCAATGGAACTTGGTTCCTGTTCACCAACCACATCGGGATCGATCCTGCGCATGGCGAATACACCGATGCGGTCTGGGTGTACTGGACCAAAGATTTGGATAACTGGAACAAAGAAAATAAGGCGGTCGTGATCGACCGCGACAATGCAAAAGAGGTGAAAGGCGCCATCGGCATGCCGTCGGTGATTCGGGTCGGAGACCGGCTGGCGATGTTGTACGACGGTGCTCCGGGCGAGAATTTCGGCCATATGGGGCGCGGTATTTGCCTGGCTTGGTTGAAATTGCCATTGGTTCCCCCGACAGAATGA
- a CDS encoding lysophospholipid acyltransferase family protein, translated as MKLVSPEELRFGHKGLLANLQAALIMRLARLHGINRLYSDSLTRATAVTAEPTNEPAGNRDSKIPGNAFAAAALDVLRIRYEADPGERQHIPAGGGAILIANHPTGALDGILLIDLLTRIRPDIKFMGNFLLDRIEPLKHYFINVDPFDRKQRNNTGGMRQALAHLQNGGLLVIFPAGEVSTWQHGLHGCKDKPWPPSILRFIRKAAVPVIPLYIHARNSRLFHLAGKIHPLLRTALLPNELLNKHDRTIRLRIGSPIVSHKTDELSPEAYGRFLRANVEYMKPLYHRPRRATRRAARRPAEAVAPGIDRALLRDDLQAIRDTDLLFCYGEYEVYFASPEHIPHLMHEIGRLREITFREIGEGTKNDIDTDRYDRYYRQLFIWDDAAGQLVGAYRLGLGDQIMEQYGIKGFYTYSLFRMTADMELILRQTIELGRSFIVNEYQRKPVSLMLLWKGILNVLLRHDEFRYLMGPVTISGEFQNSSKLLIAAYLRNRHLDRENARHIHPRTGIAVPARIDGTLIEGIDSIELINKIVCDIEQNRFTIPILIRKYLQVGARVLGFNTDHAFCDGLDALILVDLAQVPEKTILMLSKEMTDIDVIGRFSRYRPTIPESSPPAEPTIPA; from the coding sequence ATGAAATTAGTCTCTCCCGAAGAGCTCCGTTTCGGCCATAAAGGTCTACTGGCTAACCTCCAGGCAGCACTAATTATGCGTTTGGCACGTCTTCATGGCATCAATCGGTTGTACAGCGATTCGCTTACCCGGGCAACGGCTGTCACAGCAGAACCCACAAATGAACCGGCGGGCAACCGGGACTCGAAAATACCCGGCAACGCTTTCGCAGCCGCAGCACTCGACGTCCTGCGCATCCGTTACGAAGCCGATCCGGGCGAACGACAGCACATCCCCGCCGGCGGGGGAGCCATCCTGATCGCCAACCATCCGACCGGAGCGCTCGACGGCATCCTGCTGATCGACCTGCTGACGCGTATCCGCCCCGACATCAAATTCATGGGTAATTTCCTACTGGACCGAATCGAGCCGTTAAAGCACTATTTCATCAATGTCGACCCGTTCGACCGCAAACAGCGGAACAATACCGGCGGAATGCGGCAGGCGCTGGCCCACCTGCAAAACGGAGGATTGCTGGTCATCTTCCCCGCCGGGGAAGTTTCCACATGGCAACACGGATTGCACGGGTGCAAGGACAAACCGTGGCCGCCTTCGATCCTTAGGTTTATCCGCAAAGCGGCCGTGCCGGTCATCCCGCTCTACATCCATGCCCGCAACAGCAGGCTTTTCCATCTCGCCGGCAAAATACATCCATTGTTGCGTACGGCTCTGCTGCCCAACGAACTGCTGAACAAACACGACCGGACGATCCGGCTGCGGATCGGTTCGCCGATCGTTTCCCACAAAACAGACGAACTTTCGCCCGAAGCATACGGTCGTTTCCTGCGGGCGAACGTCGAATACATGAAACCTTTGTACCACCGTCCGCGACGGGCTACACGGCGGGCGGCGCGCCGTCCGGCCGAAGCGGTGGCCCCGGGAATCGACCGGGCGCTGCTGCGTGACGATTTGCAAGCCATCCGGGATACGGACCTGCTCTTCTGCTACGGGGAGTACGAAGTCTATTTTGCATCGCCGGAACATATCCCGCACCTGATGCACGAGATCGGCCGGTTGCGCGAGATAACCTTCCGCGAAATCGGCGAGGGGACGAAAAACGACATCGACACAGACCGTTACGACCGCTACTACCGCCAGCTTTTCATCTGGGACGATGCGGCGGGACAGCTCGTCGGCGCCTATCGCCTGGGATTGGGCGACCAAATCATGGAGCAATACGGCATCAAGGGCTTCTACACCTATTCGTTGTTTCGCATGACCGCCGACATGGAACTGATCCTGCGCCAGACCATCGAACTGGGCCGTTCGTTCATCGTGAACGAGTACCAACGCAAACCGGTATCGCTGATGCTGCTGTGGAAAGGCATCCTCAACGTACTGCTGCGCCACGACGAATTCCGTTACCTGATGGGGCCTGTCACCATTTCGGGCGAATTTCAAAATAGCTCGAAACTGCTGATCGCCGCCTACCTGCGCAATCGACATCTCGACCGCGAAAATGCGCGACACATCCATCCCCGGACAGGTATCGCCGTGCCGGCACGGATTGACGGGACGCTGATCGAAGGAATCGATTCGATCGAGCTGATCAACAAGATCGTATGCGATATCGAACAGAATCGTTTCACGATCCCGATCCTGATCCGAAAATACCTGCAGGTAGGGGCGCGCGTACTCGGATTCAATACCGACCATGCTTTCTGCGACGGACTCGACGCGCTGATCCTGGTGGATCTGGCTCAAGTACCCGAAAAGACCATTCTGATGTTATCCAAAGAGATGACCGATATCGACGTGATCGGCCGGTTCAGCCGGTACCGGCCGACGATACCGGAATCTTCCCCTCCTGCCGAGCCTACGATTCCTGCATAA
- the uvrC gene encoding excinuclease ABC subunit UvrC: MVTSQRIQQLKEKVALLPDSPGVYQFLGDDGKVIYVGKAKNLKRRVSSYFLARADHSPKVRVMVGKIADLRHTVVATESEALLLENNMIKSIQPRYNILLKDDKTYPWIVIRNEPFPRVLSTRRFLRDGSQYFGPYASVYIQKEILEILRGIYQLRTCSLNLSPETIAKGRYSVCLEYHIGNCKGPCVGRQSEEEYRESIGMVASLLKGDTRATRDYLQRLMNEAAAEMRFEDAGRYKKRLDLLAGYQSKSVVVSNTLGSMDVFSLIIDDGVAFCNFMRIVQGAVVNSFTVELKPGLEDEPRDVLSYAVGSIRDRLQGHLQREVLVPFLPAEELFEGTAFSVPQRGDKLRLLELSERNCRLYRLEKLKQIEIKDPARHVTRVMAALQKELHLNEPPHHIECFDNSNLQGTNPVASCVVFRDGKPSRKEYRHFNIKTVVGANDFASMEEVVTRRYSRLLEEGAELPQLIVVDGGKGQLRFAYETLKRLGLEQKIAIVGLAKRIEEVYFPHDPMPYYIDRNSEALKVLMHIRDEAHRFGITFHRQKRSLAFIKSELEQIPTLGARSVEKLLQKFRTISRIRKASADELAEVIGARRAAEVIRYFAAIDQVQDRALSSRQELPAVRPERKNE, translated from the coding sequence ATGGTTACATCGCAGCGCATACAGCAATTGAAGGAAAAAGTGGCCCTGTTGCCCGATTCGCCCGGGGTTTACCAGTTTCTCGGCGATGACGGCAAGGTGATTTATGTGGGGAAGGCCAAGAACCTCAAGCGCCGCGTGTCGTCTTATTTCCTTGCGCGGGCCGACCACAGCCCGAAAGTGCGTGTGATGGTCGGCAAGATCGCCGACCTGCGGCATACGGTGGTCGCTACGGAGAGCGAAGCGTTGTTGCTGGAGAACAACATGATCAAGAGCATCCAACCCCGCTACAACATCCTGCTCAAAGACGACAAAACCTATCCCTGGATCGTCATCCGCAACGAACCGTTCCCGAGGGTGCTGTCGACCCGGCGTTTCCTGCGCGACGGTTCCCAGTATTTCGGTCCTTATGCTTCTGTCTATATCCAGAAAGAGATTCTGGAAATCCTGCGCGGGATCTATCAGTTGCGTACCTGCTCGCTGAATCTCTCTCCGGAAACGATTGCCAAAGGGAGGTACAGCGTCTGTCTCGAATACCATATCGGGAACTGCAAAGGTCCCTGCGTCGGCCGGCAGAGCGAGGAAGAGTACCGCGAGAGTATCGGAATGGTCGCTTCGCTGCTCAAAGGGGATACCCGGGCGACGCGCGATTACCTGCAACGGCTGATGAACGAGGCCGCCGCCGAGATGCGTTTCGAGGATGCCGGACGGTACAAAAAGCGTTTGGACCTGCTTGCGGGTTACCAAAGCAAATCGGTGGTCGTCAGCAACACGCTCGGCAGCATGGATGTCTTCTCGCTGATTATCGACGACGGAGTGGCTTTCTGTAACTTCATGCGCATTGTTCAGGGAGCCGTGGTCAACTCGTTTACGGTGGAACTGAAACCGGGTCTCGAAGACGAGCCGCGCGACGTGCTCTCTTATGCGGTAGGCAGTATCCGCGACCGGTTGCAGGGACATTTGCAACGCGAGGTGCTGGTGCCGTTCCTGCCTGCTGAAGAGTTGTTCGAGGGAACTGCGTTCAGTGTGCCGCAGCGTGGCGATAAGCTTCGTTTGCTCGAACTTTCGGAGCGCAACTGCCGCCTTTACCGCCTCGAAAAGCTCAAGCAGATCGAGATCAAGGACCCGGCGCGGCATGTTACGCGGGTTATGGCTGCGCTCCAAAAAGAGCTGCACTTGAACGAACCGCCGCACCATATCGAGTGTTTCGATAACTCGAATCTGCAGGGGACCAACCCTGTCGCTTCATGCGTCGTATTCCGCGACGGTAAACCCTCGCGTAAAGAATACCGTCATTTCAACATCAAAACGGTGGTCGGGGCCAACGATTTCGCGTCGATGGAAGAGGTGGTGACGCGGCGTTACAGCCGCCTGCTGGAAGAGGGAGCCGAACTGCCGCAACTGATCGTCGTGGACGGGGGAAAAGGACAGTTGCGGTTTGCTTATGAAACGCTGAAGCGATTGGGGTTGGAGCAGAAGATTGCGATCGTCGGGCTGGCCAAGCGGATCGAAGAGGTCTACTTTCCGCACGATCCGATGCCTTATTACATCGACCGCAACAGCGAGGCGCTCAAAGTGCTGATGCACATCCGCGACGAAGCGCACCGTTTCGGCATCACGTTCCACCGGCAGAAGCGGTCGCTCGCCTTTATTAAAAGCGAATTGGAGCAGATTCCGACGCTGGGTGCCCGGTCGGTCGAGAAATTGTTACAGAAGTTCCGTACGATTTCGCGTATCCGCAAAGCCTCTGCCGACGAATTGGCTGAAGTGATCGGTGCGCGTCGCGCCGCCGAGGTGATCCGGTATTTTGCGGCGATCGACCAGGTGCAGGACCGGGCCCTCTCTTCCCGGCAGGAGTTGCCGGCGGTACGGCCGGAACGGAAAAACGAATAA
- a CDS encoding Tex family protein, producing the protein MTPIDTTLIQVIASRCGVTVRQAEHTVQLLAEGATVPFISRYRKERTGGLDEVQVSAVKEQFERLSELEKRKETILASIDEQGKLTPELRMKIEQCYEGAPLEDLYLPYRPKRRTRATVAREKGLEPLAAMLMRQDGARPDRLAERFVGGEVHDLQEALDGACDIIAEWVSESEAARSAMRRLFTREGVISARVVKGKEQEGAKYSDYFDWSEPLRRVAAHRLLAMVRAEREGFIKLSVLPDESAAVEQLERIFIKRNPSPVRPLVEAAVRDGYKRLLKPSMEGETLTEAKARADEESIKVFAENLRQLLLAAPLGQKRVLAIDPGFRTGCKVVCLDGQGNLLHNETIFPHPPQKRDAEAMQRLASLVDEYRIDAVAVGDGTAGRETEQLVRNVRFGHEVQVFMVSEDGASVYSASAAGREEFPNYDVTVRGAVSIGRRLIDPLAELVKIDPKSIGVGQYQHDVNPEKLRGGLDSVVESCVNRVGVNLNTASKHLLTYVSGLGPSLAQNIVEYRAANGDFASRRDLLKVSRLGAKAFEQCAGFLRIPQGKHPLDNSAVHPEAYPVVERMAADLGVRVQELLSSAELRAKIDLKRYVTDTIGLPTLTDILAELAKPGRDPRSTIRTFRFADVHSLDDLREGMELPGIVTNITAFGAFVDVGVKQDGLVHISQLADRYVSSPGDVVKLHQQVHVRVTGIDRMRGRISLSMKGVSHE; encoded by the coding sequence ATGACCCCGATAGATACAACGTTGATCCAGGTGATCGCCTCCCGGTGCGGCGTTACGGTGCGGCAGGCCGAACATACGGTGCAGCTGCTGGCGGAAGGGGCGACGGTTCCTTTTATCAGCCGCTACCGCAAGGAACGGACCGGCGGACTCGACGAAGTGCAGGTAAGTGCAGTGAAAGAGCAGTTCGAACGGCTCTCCGAACTGGAAAAGCGAAAGGAGACGATTCTCGCTTCGATCGACGAACAGGGCAAACTGACGCCCGAATTGCGCATGAAGATCGAACAGTGTTACGAGGGCGCCCCCTTGGAAGACCTTTACCTTCCCTATCGTCCCAAACGCCGGACCCGTGCCACGGTAGCACGGGAAAAGGGGCTCGAACCGTTGGCCGCGATGCTGATGCGCCAGGACGGTGCACGACCCGACCGGCTCGCGGAACGTTTCGTGGGCGGGGAGGTTCACGATTTGCAGGAGGCTTTGGATGGTGCCTGCGATATTATCGCCGAATGGGTCAGCGAAAGCGAAGCGGCCCGCAGTGCCATGCGCCGCCTGTTTACCCGCGAGGGGGTGATCTCTGCGCGCGTGGTCAAAGGCAAAGAACAGGAAGGAGCCAAATATTCGGACTATTTCGACTGGTCGGAACCGTTGCGCCGGGTGGCGGCCCACCGTCTGCTGGCGATGGTTCGTGCTGAGCGGGAAGGATTTATCAAACTGTCGGTGTTGCCGGATGAATCTGCTGCGGTGGAGCAGCTGGAGCGTATTTTTATCAAACGGAATCCCTCCCCTGTCCGGCCTTTGGTCGAAGCGGCCGTTCGGGACGGGTACAAACGGTTGTTGAAACCGTCGATGGAGGGGGAAACGTTGACCGAGGCCAAGGCCCGCGCCGACGAGGAGTCGATAAAGGTGTTCGCCGAGAACCTGCGGCAGTTGTTGCTCGCCGCTCCGCTCGGACAAAAACGCGTGTTGGCGATCGATCCCGGATTCCGCACCGGTTGCAAGGTGGTATGTCTTGACGGACAGGGCAACCTGCTGCACAACGAGACCATTTTCCCGCATCCGCCGCAAAAGCGGGATGCGGAGGCGATGCAGCGGCTTGCCTCTTTGGTGGATGAGTACCGGATCGATGCGGTGGCCGTCGGGGACGGTACGGCCGGCCGCGAAACCGAGCAACTGGTGAGGAATGTCCGTTTCGGGCACGAGGTACAGGTATTCATGGTCAGCGAGGACGGTGCGTCGGTTTACTCTGCGTCGGCTGCCGGGCGGGAAGAGTTCCCGAATTACGACGTGACCGTACGCGGAGCCGTTTCGATCGGGCGGCGCCTGATCGATCCGCTTGCGGAGCTGGTTAAAATCGACCCGAAGTCGATCGGCGTGGGCCAATACCAGCACGATGTGAATCCGGAAAAATTACGAGGCGGCCTCGACAGCGTGGTCGAAAGTTGTGTGAACCGCGTGGGCGTGAATCTTAACACCGCATCGAAGCATCTGCTCACCTACGTGTCGGGACTGGGACCGTCGCTGGCTCAGAATATTGTCGAATACCGTGCGGCTAACGGCGATTTCGCCTCCCGGCGCGATTTGCTCAAAGTGTCGCGGCTGGGGGCAAAAGCGTTCGAGCAATGCGCGGGTTTCCTGCGGATTCCGCAGGGGAAGCATCCGCTCGACAACAGTGCCGTCCATCCGGAAGCCTATCCGGTAGTGGAACGGATGGCCGCAGATTTGGGTGTGCGGGTGCAGGAATTGCTGTCCTCCGCCGAATTACGTGCGAAAATAGACTTGAAACGGTATGTAACCGATACGATCGGACTGCCTACGCTGACAGATATCCTTGCCGAGCTGGCCAAACCGGGCCGCGATCCGCGCAGTACGATCCGGACGTTCCGGTTCGCCGACGTCCATTCGTTGGACGACCTGCGTGAAGGGATGGAATTGCCGGGGATCGTAACGAACATTACCGCATTCGGTGCATTCGTCGATGTAGGTGTTAAGCAGGACGGGCTGGTTCATATCTCGCAACTGGCCGACAGATACGTCTCGTCGCCGGGGGACGTGGTAAAATTGCACCAACAGGTGCATGTACGTGTGACCGGAATCGACCGTATGCGGGGCCGGATCAGCCTTTCGATGAAAGGAGTGTCCCACGAATAG
- the folB gene encoding dihydroneopterin aldolase yields the protein MEFHACHGCYPLEQVVGNRFLVDVKIEADLSKAAASDNVADTINYLNVFETVREQMDIPSHILEHVARRIADAIHLRFPQAGKVSVKVSKMAPPLGGKIEKVSVTLVE from the coding sequence ATGGAATTTCATGCCTGCCACGGTTGTTATCCGTTGGAGCAGGTAGTGGGAAACCGCTTTCTGGTCGATGTGAAAATCGAAGCCGACCTGTCGAAAGCGGCGGCAAGCGATAATGTGGCCGATACGATCAATTACCTGAATGTGTTTGAAACGGTGCGCGAGCAGATGGATATTCCCTCACATATTCTCGAGCATGTAGCCCGGCGCATTGCCGATGCGATTCATCTCCGTTTCCCGCAGGCCGGGAAGGTAAGCGTGAAGGTATCGAAAATGGCTCCGCCACTCGGGGGGAAAATCGAAAAAGTTTCTGTAACCCTTGTGGAATAA
- a CDS encoding 4Fe-4S binding protein → MNVSEAQLYYFSPTHTSKRVGEAVAAGLQAARLVENDLTHTPADDAILPSSSVAVVAVPVYRGSVAPLALERLQGLHGDGTPVVLLAVYGNRDYEHALDDLDRFMTERGFVTVAAGTFVGEHSYSTPQTPVAAGRPDVADLQLARRFGEKVRDKLAGYEPGRFVRLEVARIPRPELSWLDKLRFVWYGLGLKVSKKPMPVAPVTDPGQCNGCGVCAIVCPTGAIAAGNELHTDASRCIRCCACVKSCRRMARSFDTPFAKILTACCARPKQPHVLL, encoded by the coding sequence ATGAATGTTTCCGAAGCACAACTCTATTATTTCTCCCCCACCCATACCTCGAAACGGGTGGGAGAAGCGGTCGCAGCCGGATTACAGGCTGCCCGGCTGGTAGAGAACGACCTGACCCATACGCCGGCGGATGATGCGATTCTGCCCTCTTCTTCCGTGGCGGTCGTTGCCGTACCCGTTTACCGGGGAAGTGTCGCTCCGCTTGCGCTCGAACGGTTGCAGGGACTTCACGGGGACGGAACGCCTGTCGTGCTGCTGGCGGTCTATGGGAACCGTGATTATGAGCATGCATTGGATGATTTGGACCGGTTCATGACCGAACGCGGTTTCGTGACGGTCGCGGCGGGGACATTCGTCGGCGAGCATTCGTACAGCACACCGCAGACTCCGGTTGCCGCCGGACGGCCCGATGTCGCCGATTTGCAGCTGGCCCGGAGATTCGGAGAGAAAGTGCGCGATAAGCTGGCCGGGTACGAGCCGGGCCGTTTCGTGCGGCTCGAGGTGGCCCGGATTCCGCGTCCGGAGCTTTCGTGGTTGGATAAATTGCGGTTTGTCTGGTACGGACTGGGACTGAAAGTTTCGAAGAAACCGATGCCGGTTGCACCGGTAACCGATCCGGGACAGTGTAACGGATGTGGTGTTTGCGCCATAGTTTGCCCGACCGGCGCGATAGCAGCCGGGAACGAATTGCATACGGATGCTTCGCGTTGCATCCGCTGCTGCGCTTGTGTGAAGAGTTGCCGCCGGATGGCCCGTTCGTTCGATACCCCGTTTGCAAAAATCCTCACCGCCTGCTGTGCACGGCCCAAGCAGCCACATGTACTGTTGTGA